The window CCTGTAGACATCCGCTCTTTGATTTACAACATTCAACATATTCATAAAACAGTAGCCGAGAGTCAAGGggcaaaaatgaaattacaaaGTTGCTGAGGATACAGTATTAGTTTGGGTAACGTTCATTTTGCAGTGAGAACAAAGCTTCACTGTGAGAATGTGCAGAAGGGTTTTGGTGTGCTGAGCTTCTGGGCAATAACATGTCAGAGATAATTCAGAGCTAAGGAATCTAAAGTCATACAGGAAAAACTTGGTGCATTTGAAATGGTGATTACCAATTGCAAAACAGAATATAGAGTTGTGTTTATAGGTCTATGAAAACATAAACATAATGCtcagagatggaaaaataaggagaaaacacAAGGTACTAtcaggaaacaaataaaaatcagaaagccTAGATCTCTGGTGTGGCTGAAAAGACTTTGCAGAATGACAGTGTAGGtagagaagagatttttttcccacgAGAACTTGCTCATGGGGTCAATAACTGGGGGCTAAGGCTCAGTAGACTCCAAGGTCTACTACTAGGGTGAGGTTTAAGGCAAGGGTGAATATCAAGAAAAGGCcaaagccagagctgcagcatgtgaatgtttatttattacatACATATGCTTTGAAGTATCGCTGCACCCTTGAAGGACACATGAGAAAAGCAGCTATTTCTATGATTGTTGAATCAAATCCAACAGTCCCAAAGCAAACAGTTTTATCAGTGTATTAGTCTctgtggattttttgtttgggaCAGAATGACTGTTCAAATTTTATGTCTTGTTTCTGCACTCTGGATATGTCATAAGACTTGAGGAGGAGGTTAGATTTGTCATTTCTGTATATCTTCTGGCATGCTGTGTTTTCATATTCCAATAATCTTAATAATACTTCATTTGTAGAATGATTTCTGTCATCTGTTTTTGGCCCTAACTTGGAGCCAGGGACTCCTTTGCTCTGTCAGGGCATCCAAGTGCCCCCGTGGATCCTGCTTGTTATTTGGATTCAGCTTCCTAATGCCAGTTTTCATAGCAGCTTCTGTGAGTGCTTCTCCCTGCTGAGAGTCACAGCAGTTTCAGAAATCGTGGTCTATCTGATTCCAAACACGATTCCACAGAGGGCACCCATGAAGACATGGGAGCCCAGCAAGGGCAAGTTCTGCAGCAGGCAGTGGAGCAGAATGGGTGCCAGCCGACCACAGCATGTAACACATCACAGCCTCTCTGATCTGCCACTTcttcacagcagctgcagaggtcCCCAGGACCCCACTGACTTTTGAAAATGCCACTTCTCAGTGTCCCTGCTGAGGGGGGGGAAAACACAGCCCTGAATTCTGACTCATATTAAAACTGagggattttcttttcatgtcatGTGgaagctgctttcttttttgaagtCAGAAGTTTGCACAAATGAGAAACTTAGAATTAAGCCAGATACTATGGTTATCTATTTGAATAGTATCTTGGGATCTACTGATGAAAAAGGCAAAGGAGATTCTATTACTGAGCACATCCAGACAGCAACACCTAAAGCTCTTGGTGTTAAAAATATTGAGCTCTTTTTGATGAGACTCATGAAAGTGATTTTAATCTTATGCTCCTTTAATTCATCCTATCTAAACCTTCTATCACCCATGAGGAattaagggatttttttcttcagaattatCTCTGAACGCCAGGGAGAGATCGGTTGCTAAATCATGCAAGCTTCACCTGTGTTGTATTTCCAGGACTTGTTAATACTTGACTTACGTAATTTTGGTTTATGCTTCAATTATTTATAATTTGGTTTACTGCCATGGCTGTCAGGGGAggaataatagcaataatagtaataataatattaaaccACACACAAAATAGCTTTCTTCCCTTAAACCAAAAATCAACAACTCACAGAATATAGAAAATCCTTAATGACATAAAATTCAAGTTTTGTGTAAGAACACATTTGCAAATTACATCCTTTCCATTAACAGCATATCATCTGTATTTATATGCTTCATCTTCCCATAATTTTGATCAGCTGTATCAATTTGCTTTCACCTCTCACTAGAGTAAAACGTTCATTACCATTTtgcttctatttaaaaaaaaataaactcaataCTTTTACTTCCTACTTTGCTTGTAAGTATTGAATTCTTACACATGACATATTGTCCCTGCAATTGCTTGTTATGCTGGTATAGAGCTCGTCTTAGAAAGTTACTACATAGAGCACTGTCAAATAACAGGCTACAGAGGAATATCAGACCTACTAAATTAATCCACAATTAGCATCATAATTTCCTATCTTAAAACAACAGTTTGTGCATTATGGATCTACACAGGAAATCTAAATGGTACAGAATGATAATATGCATTAAAACTTGTTATGGTCTAGCCGGTCTTGAAAAATTGTTTATGTAGGAGATTGTGTCACAGCTCATTAAATCAGAAAGATCACTCCATTCTTTACTgcctaaaagaagaaaaatacagcttctaaattgATATATTAATCATGCAAAACTAGATAAATGTTCTAAAACTGCTAACcaacttatttttgttttccagatcgCATGTACGGAACATGTGAAATAGACTGGGCAAAAGCCAACTTCTCTACAATCTACAAGTCCTACATTGTCTCCATTTTCATCTGCTGTTTCTTCCTACCTGTGACAGTCATGGTCTTCTCATATGTGTCAATTATCAACACTGTCAAACTAAGCCATGCATTAACAGGACTCAACGAtcccacagacagacagaggagAATGGAGCGGGATGTCACCAGGGTGAGTGTGGTTTCATATTGGGTAGGATTCATCTCAGTGAACGCTGTCTATCCAAAAATTAAGAAGAATAGaacaaaagagaacaaaacccaccactcacatttaatttctctgtaaTCTTTAGTGACAAAGTCTGAACTCAGTGAAGTTAACATAAGGATTGTTTAAAATTCCTGCTCCCTTAGTTGGCTAATATTAGTCCTACAtaacatgagaaaaataatttaaatataactaAATACAGCACAAAAACTGAAGTTTTGTTTGGCATattcccttttctttcagcaGAGATGTAACTTCTATGTGTGCTCAAAAGCAACAAGGGAACTTTCAAATTACTTGTCCTAGACCTAAATCTATCCTAAGTCTTCTGAGTTCAGATAAACATTCAGGGGGTTGTAGCTATTTTCATTCCATTCAATGAGGCATTGCTCAAGCACACCTCATACCCAAATTAAATATCTAACTTCTATGCCTACCTGGCTCCATCAAAGCAAAACTTTTGCTTGTCTGTACACTCCTGTGAGCCATACCTTCAGTAGAAGCTGAATGTttcccttccagctgagttTTCAAGCTACTATTACCAGTGTATTTCTTCCCTGATGCAGTCTTCCAGTATAGATTTAAGGctatttttcatctgtcttctAGGTTTCTATTGTCATTTGCACAGCCTTCATTATTGCATGGTCACCATATGCTGTCATCTCTATATGGTCTGCCTACGGTCACCCTGTGCCCAACCTTACCAGCATCCTTGCCAGTTTGTTTGCTAAGTCTGCCAGTTTCTACAATCCCATTATCTACTTTGGAATGAGCTCCAAGTTTCGGAGGGACATTTTCATCTTGTTTCATTGTGCCAAGGAAGTCAAGGACCCTGTGAAGCTCAAACGTTTCAAAAACCTCAAGCAAAAACAAGAGCCTTCTCAGAAAGAAGAGAAGTATGCAGCAGAAATGCACCCTGCACCGAGCCCTGATTCTGGGGTGGGAAGTCCAAGCAACACTCCACCTCCAGCAAACAGGGAAGAATATTTTGGCATTCATGATACACCATCTATTAACCCTGACATTGAATGTGATAGACTGTGAGTTTTGTGGCCACTTAACACACTCACCCACTTTGTGTTCAGCAAGATCCTCTTCAGATCATTGCTTGAGTGATCTCCCAACTCCCGATCCATCTGTTTCTTGCTATAGCACTGATGGTTATGCAATTCAAGCAAATCAGATGACAAAgtgatatttttccttctgtgtagGTACAAAATGCTACAAAGCATGTTACAATGTGGGCAGCACACCCAGTGCCAGAAACATTCCATTTTCAcatgtatacaaaaaaaaaggaaggctgACTTACGAAGACAAGGGATTAGCTAGCAAAAAGATCACTAATGTTCCCATCCAAACTGTATTAATTATGAGATtacatttccaaatgtttttgtttttttactctTTAACAGTCTCAGCCATAGAGGATCACTCCCTGTTTGTCTATGCAAGTCCTAAGAGCTGTAGATCTCAGCATTTTGTAGTCACTGTAGGCTCAACAGTGGCTTTACacttttccttgtttgtttgcagAATTATTTCCATCTTTCCCAACTTTCCCAGTAAGCAGGGCCTGGCTGTAGTGTGCCCATTCATTAAAGCCAAAAAGCTGGCTTTAATTTTCCTGATGTGCCTCCAGCTTGATTGTTTTTCTACATGACTATTAAGGTGGAGCAAGAGATGCCATGCAGGCAATGAAACCAATGACATTAAGCCTGCAAGAATATTGGCAAAGTATGGCATCAGAGCTATTTACAGAATATAATCCAACACTTCGCTGTTGCTCTAAAGAAAGTTTTTGTACCTGCctattggtttaaaaaaaataaaaaatagataaatcaACTAAGTGGTTTAAATAGCAAAACTGTAGAATTAAATCAGCAGCAAGGTTATCAGATACTATAGTATCCAATTATTCCatcaagtttatttttcaaaatggaaGTGAGGAGGTATATGGTCCTAATTCCccattttacacatttttatagAAGTCTCTGAGTACACAGCTAATTACTATGCATTAGCCCTGGAAATTTTGGGGGTTTATTCAGTGACATTGGCATGCTAAGcaaggggagtggaggggaacAAAACCATTTGTTGCCAGGCTCACTGATATTTATGACTTTATGGAATCTTTCACCATCCAGGTATGCAAAAATGCAGTTGTTTTGCACAAGTCTGTAACTTTCCCAAGAAACACAtttggaaaagcaaagagaGCCCACCTTAATTTCCTCCATTACTCTATTTGTTTTGAGAAAATCACCTGTGTtttgaagttaaaaacaaataaacattatAAGCAACAGTAGGgaactgttttctttcatgGCCACAGATCCGAACTACAAGAATATTCGTCTTTGTGGAAAATTGAAACATGGGTGCTACTTCATTAccataaataattaaaagcaaataagtAAACTGTTGACTTCCAGATGAAAGTGCATGCTGTAACTGCCGAAACAGACGAAGCCATTTAGGGCCAAACCCTGTCCCAGCTGGATGAAGCCAGGCTGGGCTAGCCAAAGCTGCCACGCAGTTTTGAAAGCTTCTAggcctaacccaaaacctaccTTAGCAGCACTGCTGGACAGGGCCTTGTCACTGCTGCACACACGTAGGTGTCCCTGCAGGGAGGCATGCCATATGTCCCCATCAGATGTGGCTTGATGCCAGGTTGGCATTTAGTTTGCATTTACACTAACTCATGGATGTTTAGGGAAAGTACTTGCCCCACTGCACTGTAACAATGCCAATGATCTGTGGGATCCAGACTTTGATGCAGAAAGATGGGAAAATTGCAAGGGGGGGTAGCAGAGCAACAAGGCATTTTCCAGGAGTCTGCGCCCCTTCCCACTCCATCAGCGTGCCAGCCAAAATCTCTGCTAGTTCATATGCTATTGCACATGTACACAGCAGTGAGACGGAGATGAGAGAGTAGTTAAAATGAACCAGAATGTGAACAGAACAGCGAGATAAGAGGGAGAgaagcagaggagcagctgaaggataCATACCTGCTGGAACACAACTAGAAACCGCTAACACAGCAAAACCTATGACTGGGCTGCACACACCTCCCTCCTGCCATTCCTAAGGCTACCGTGCTTTGTGGATAGAGGGTAGTACCATGAGACTGCATTGTCTGTAGAGCAGAACATCTGGTTTTGCTGGTTACTCAGGGGAAAAGAGGATAAGATGCCTTTGCAGGCACCAACCTGTGCTCCAGGCCCAGTAAAAGCACGAGTACATTTGTCACTGAAGTTCCTCCTGTTGTTAAGCCTCTAGCCCTAAAGCAACAGCTCCTGTAGCTACACGCAAGACACCTGCAAGTGCCTGAagacagataaaagaaaaaaaaataacaaaacaccaTCCAGAAACCATTACTGCCCAAGTGCAGGTAAGAGGATGCACTTCAGGTTTTCAAGTGTGCAGGTTAATTTGTAGAATGCTTTGCCTCCATCCTGCTTACCTGTtctgcattttctccttttgtctCTGGTCCCACACTTGCCTGGATGAGGCTGGCCCCTGTTTCTTCCTCCACAGGAGGCTGCTCCACCTGCCACGCCCATGCCACTGGCCAGGGAGCAACAAAGAGCTGAGGGGCTTGAGAGCATCAGTTAGGGAAGACGACCTAGGTCTGCTGAAAGTAGATGAAGGAATCCTACAGCCTGTTCCCTATGATTTTCACTCATTAACAGTGAAATACTGTGTAAATGGCATATAAAGGCCTAGAGCCAAATTATCCCTCCTTCAACATCACATTCCCCAAACATTCAATTTGCTTTTGCAGTGGATGAGTTTTatcaggagagatgtgagaggGCTGTTGTAACAACCAATACACTGGTGATAAGGACGCTCTCCTGGGACACTGTGGCTTTGAATGCTCTCAGTCTGAGATGGTCTGAGAAGGGAGGTCCTGCGCCCCTGGATGAAGCAAAGAACCAGCTGCTCCTAAGCTGTCagttctaaaatattttgttttcacattttctaaTGCTAAAAGCAAGTGGTACATCAAAGGTGGAAACATATCATATCTCCATGAAAGAGGACATCCCATCCGAGTGCTGCCACATCACTATGTGAAGGCATCACATCAGGCAGGCAGCATGGGCCCAGGTCTTACACTGCTTCCACCTGGGtccttttaaaatgtgctttttattgAATGCTCTAGTACCAGCCTGCACAAATGAGATCCCATGACTATTGCTAGCAGCCAAATGGTCAGGAATTTCTCGTCATGCTGGAAGAGAAATGTGTTCAGATCTTCCTCCATTTGGCATAGAAGCTCTGGCATGTAGGCTCCTTCTGTATCTCTTACTCAACACTGGATACTACTGTGAAATTTGTAATTGAATGTGGTAGGACAAGCAATCCTACCATTTCAAAAGGATGCTGTCAGCATTTGCTGGCTTGTTCCAGAGGGATCTGAGACATACGTTAGCTCTCTTTTACTGCTAGATGCAAGGAACGCAGCCAGCAAACCTTGCTGTTTGTTATCCATTTCCGTACTCACAGCCCTGTTGGCAACACTAAAGCACTCTGGCAAAAATGACATGCTTCAGCATAATAAAAGTCACTCTGTAAAACACTTGAAACACTTGAGCCACCTTTTAAATATGCCTTTAACTACCCTACATATTCATTTCCAAACATTCCCTGTTTTGATTAGCAGTAATACAAGTGAATTCTTAATGGCTACACAAAAAAGCAGGTGAATTCTTAATGGCTACACAATGTCTTTACATGTGCATCAATATCTCATCAACTCTTACTTGACTATTTCTTATCTAGATTATTCATAATAACCAACATATCCATTACACCACAGTCACTGCAGTTATTAAGGTTTGTA is drawn from Anas platyrhynchos isolate ZD024472 breed Pekin duck chromosome 3, IASCAAS_PekinDuck_T2T, whole genome shotgun sequence and contains these coding sequences:
- the LOC101798873 gene encoding visual pigment-like receptor peropsin, which produces MSLQSPQAPWRNNNISFLSREAAVTEQGETIIGFYLLALGWLSWFGNSIVIFVLYKQRHLLQPTDYLTFNLAISDAGISVFGYSRGIIEIFNVFRDDGFIITSIWTCQVDGFLTLLFGLASINTLTVISVTRYIKGCHPERGHCISNSSMTVALVLIWIAAFFWSAAPLLGWGSYTDRMYGTCEIDWAKANFSTIYKSYIVSIFICCFFLPVTVMVFSYVSIINTVKLSHALTGLNDPTDRQRRMERDVTRVSIVICTAFIIAWSPYAVISIWSAYGHPVPNLTSILASLFAKSASFYNPIIYFGMSSKFRRDIFILFHCAKEVKDPVKLKRFKNLKQKQEPSQKEEKYAAEMHPAPSPDSGVGSPSNTPPPANREEYFGIHDTPSINPDIECDRL